A single genomic interval of Candidatus Rokuibacteriota bacterium harbors:
- a CDS encoding cysteine hydrolase, producing the protein MERSALLVIDAQQEYFFPLGKLPLPDGPAAVQRIAQLLRWARGRGVPVFHIVHESRKPGAAIFAPGSPGLAIHPSVTPGPGEPVIQKHLPGAFTGTPLEQELRQRGVEHVIVSGFMTQMCCDTTTRQAAHRGFKATILSDATAAMAVRGPDGVMIPHDVVHRTHLGSLSGFLAEVRRSDEITA; encoded by the coding sequence ATGGAGCGGAGTGCTCTCCTCGTGATCGACGCGCAGCAGGAATACTTCTTCCCGCTCGGCAAGCTCCCGCTGCCCGACGGGCCCGCGGCGGTCCAGCGCATCGCGCAGCTGCTCCGCTGGGCCCGGGGCCGCGGCGTCCCTGTCTTCCACATCGTCCACGAGAGCCGCAAGCCCGGCGCCGCCATCTTCGCGCCCGGCAGCCCCGGACTGGCGATCCACCCGTCCGTGACGCCCGGGCCGGGGGAGCCCGTGATCCAGAAGCACTTGCCCGGCGCCTTCACGGGCACGCCGCTGGAGCAGGAGCTCCGGCAGCGCGGCGTCGAGCACGTCATCGTGTCGGGCTTCATGACCCAGATGTGCTGCGACACCACCACGCGCCAGGCGGCGCATCGGGGCTTCAAGGCCACGATCCTGTCGGACGCCACGGCGGCCATGGCGGTCCGGGGGCCCGACGGGGTCATGATCCCGCACGACGTGGTCCACCGGACCCATCTCGGCAGCCTCAGCGGCTTCCTGGCCGAGGTCAGGCGGAGCGACGAGATCACCGCCTGA
- a CDS encoding SurA N-terminal domain-containing protein — protein MISTMRDYFRGLKFVLLFVIVAFVATSVVYFGASSFSGPSGPGGTAVATVNGEEIPAERYRRAYQGYLEFYRQMYKERLTPELAERLGISQQVIDALVQDALIVQQAEREGLGVTHEEVSAHLWKVPEFQEDGRFSQQRYQEVLKRNRIDPNEFYAGQKRAVQRRKMEVLVKDGIRVSDDELRQAYGFRREKVRAAWAALEVPPLMAQVTVPDADVEPYLKSHQAQFTRPERRRIQYAVLSTKAFAQPVTDADAEAYYKEHGAEFDTPRRAQASHVLVRVPPTGGSEAEGKSRAKVAEVIRRARAGEDFAKLARETSEDPATAARGGDLGLVGPGEVVPQFEQAVFALKKGEVSPEPVRTPFGYHAIKVMDIQEGGRQPFAEAAARIKEKLLAERSEKGAQARAEDSRTPLASTKDFTAEARRLGFEAREATIARGDGLEGIGRDETLEEAIFSLAPGGVSTPMKTAGGFAIVKVVESLAAGVPPLGDIRLQIVEAIKRERAEALALERARALATAAKAGDLAPLARRDGFSTGETPLFSRTEPPKGGAGLPPPVLLATLQTPAGQLAEPVRTPTAVYVVKTLERAAPDPQGFEAERPELGRQVLEQKRTQAWESWVKGLQAAANIQVSGQVASPRR, from the coding sequence GTGATCAGCACCATGCGGGATTACTTCAGGGGGCTGAAGTTCGTCCTCCTGTTCGTCATCGTGGCCTTCGTCGCCACCTCCGTCGTGTACTTCGGGGCCAGCTCCTTCTCCGGCCCGAGCGGGCCCGGCGGCACCGCCGTCGCCACCGTCAACGGCGAGGAGATCCCGGCCGAGCGCTACCGGCGGGCCTACCAGGGCTACCTGGAGTTCTACCGCCAGATGTACAAGGAGCGGCTCACGCCGGAGCTGGCGGAGCGGCTGGGCATCTCGCAGCAGGTGATCGACGCCCTGGTGCAGGACGCGCTCATCGTGCAGCAGGCCGAGCGCGAGGGCCTGGGCGTCACCCACGAGGAAGTCAGCGCCCACCTGTGGAAGGTCCCCGAGTTCCAGGAGGACGGCCGCTTCTCCCAGCAGCGCTACCAGGAGGTCCTCAAGCGGAACCGGATCGACCCCAACGAGTTCTACGCCGGCCAGAAACGGGCGGTCCAGCGGCGCAAGATGGAGGTCCTCGTCAAGGACGGCATCCGCGTCTCGGACGACGAGCTGCGGCAGGCCTACGGCTTCCGGCGCGAGAAGGTGCGCGCCGCGTGGGCCGCCCTCGAGGTTCCGCCCCTCATGGCCCAGGTGACGGTGCCGGACGCCGACGTCGAGCCGTACCTCAAGAGCCACCAGGCGCAGTTCACCCGGCCGGAGCGTCGGCGGATCCAGTACGCGGTGCTGAGCACCAAGGCCTTCGCCCAGCCCGTCACCGACGCCGACGCCGAGGCGTACTACAAGGAGCACGGGGCGGAGTTCGACACACCCCGCCGCGCGCAGGCCTCCCATGTCCTGGTCCGCGTGCCGCCCACGGGCGGCAGCGAGGCTGAGGGCAAGTCGCGGGCGAAGGTCGCCGAGGTGATCCGGCGGGCTCGTGCCGGCGAGGACTTCGCCAAGCTCGCCCGTGAGACCTCCGAGGACCCGGCGACGGCCGCCCGGGGCGGCGACCTCGGCCTGGTCGGGCCGGGCGAGGTGGTGCCCCAGTTCGAGCAGGCGGTCTTCGCGCTGAAGAAGGGCGAGGTCTCTCCCGAGCCCGTGCGCACCCCGTTCGGCTACCACGCCATCAAGGTGATGGACATCCAGGAGGGCGGCCGCCAGCCCTTCGCGGAGGCCGCGGCGCGGATCAAGGAGAAGCTCCTCGCCGAGCGGAGCGAGAAGGGCGCCCAAGCCCGGGCCGAGGACAGCCGGACTCCGCTTGCCAGCACGAAGGACTTCACCGCCGAGGCGCGCCGGCTGGGCTTCGAGGCCCGCGAGGCGACCATCGCGCGGGGGGACGGGCTCGAGGGCATCGGGCGAGACGAGACGCTGGAGGAGGCGATCTTCTCCCTGGCCCCCGGCGGCGTGTCCACCCCCATGAAGACTGCCGGCGGCTTTGCCATCGTGAAGGTGGTGGAGTCGCTCGCCGCGGGGGTGCCCCCCCTCGGCGACATCCGGCTGCAGATCGTGGAGGCCATCAAGCGCGAGCGGGCCGAGGCCCTCGCCCTGGAGCGCGCCCGGGCGCTGGCGACGGCGGCCAAGGCCGGCGACCTGGCGCCCCTGGCCAGGCGTGACGGCTTCTCCACCGGCGAGACGCCGCTCTTCTCTCGCACCGAGCCGCCCAAGGGCGGCGCGGGGCTGCCCCCGCCGGTGTTGCTGGCGACGCTCCAGACCCCCGCGGGGCAGCTGGCCGAGCCTGTGCGGACGCCGACGGCCGTGTATGTCGTGAAGACCCTCGAGCGGGCGGCGCCGGACCCCCAGGGCTTCGAGGCCGAGCGCCCCGAGCTCGGCCGACAGGTGCTCGAGCAGAAGCGGACGCAGGCGTGGGAGAGCTGGGTCAAGGGGCTCCAGGCCGCGGCGAACATCCAGGTCAGCGGCCAGGTGGCGAGCCCGCGGCGCTAG
- a CDS encoding NCS2 family permease: MVMAYIIFVNPAILSFAGVPGLEGKGAPFAATQAATCLVAGVLTIAMGLWSHYPLALASGMGLNAVVAFQLMAGMKLSWQGAMGVVFLEGLVITVLVLTGFREAIMNAIPLALKQAIGAGIGLFILFIGLVSAGIVKPGPPGVPVTLGQLTAAPVAVAVAGLLLTLWLQARGALTVMPFTYSITNGIGAGFVAYCFIKLCRGRGRQVHPMMYVASAAFVVYFALAR, translated from the coding sequence ATGGTCATGGCCTACATCATCTTCGTGAACCCGGCCATCCTCTCCTTCGCCGGCGTGCCGGGGCTCGAGGGCAAGGGCGCGCCCTTCGCTGCGACCCAGGCGGCCACCTGTCTCGTGGCCGGGGTGCTCACCATCGCCATGGGGCTCTGGAGCCACTACCCGCTGGCGCTGGCCTCCGGCATGGGGCTCAACGCGGTGGTGGCTTTCCAGCTCATGGCGGGGATGAAGCTCTCCTGGCAGGGGGCCATGGGCGTGGTCTTCCTCGAGGGGCTCGTCATCACCGTGCTGGTGCTCACGGGCTTCCGCGAGGCGATCATGAACGCCATCCCGCTGGCGCTCAAGCAGGCCATCGGCGCTGGCATCGGCCTGTTCATCCTCTTCATCGGGCTCGTCTCGGCCGGGATCGTCAAGCCGGGACCGCCGGGCGTGCCGGTGACGCTGGGCCAGCTGACCGCGGCGCCCGTGGCCGTGGCCGTCGCGGGGCTGCTCCTCACGCTGTGGCTGCAGGCGCGCGGGGCGCTCACCGTGATGCCCTTCACCTACTCCATCACCAACGGGATCGGCGCCGGCTTCGTCGCCTACTGCTTCATCAAGCTCTGCCGGGGGCGGGGCCGGCAGGTGCATCCCATGATGTACGTCGCCTCGGCCGCGTTCGTCGTCTACTTCGCCCTCGCGCGCTGA
- a CDS encoding tRNA (adenine-N1)-methyltransferase, translated as MPELPDFEDGEQALLIDQRGRRHLFLLRKGDTFHSDRGFIPHDTIIGHPDGSWVRTSRGTRYLALRPTLAEYVLDMPRGAQVIYPKDLAMVIFWADIFPGARVLEAGMGSGALTLALLRAVGPGGRVISYEQREDFARRALANIHMRAGEVTTLTVRLQPVEEGLAEEEPVDRVVFDLPEPWRLVEPVAQRLRSGGIFLSYVPTIIQARETSEALRRHPGYALVETFETLFRPWNIENMSVRPFHRMVAHTGFITVGRRVVPEEGVTPPQIREREPSAEGD; from the coding sequence ATGCCCGAACTTCCCGACTTCGAGGACGGCGAGCAGGCGCTCCTGATCGACCAGCGCGGGCGCCGCCACCTCTTTCTCCTGCGCAAGGGCGACACCTTCCACTCCGATCGCGGCTTCATCCCGCACGACACCATCATCGGCCACCCCGACGGCTCCTGGGTCCGCACCTCCCGGGGGACGCGCTACCTCGCGCTGCGGCCGACGCTGGCGGAGTACGTGCTCGACATGCCCCGCGGAGCCCAGGTCATCTACCCCAAGGACCTGGCCATGGTGATCTTCTGGGCCGACATCTTTCCCGGCGCGCGCGTGCTGGAGGCGGGGATGGGCTCGGGCGCGCTCACACTGGCGCTGCTCCGGGCGGTGGGGCCCGGGGGGCGCGTGATCAGCTACGAGCAGCGCGAGGACTTCGCGCGGCGAGCGCTGGCCAACATCCACATGCGCGCGGGGGAGGTCACCACCCTGACCGTGCGGCTCCAGCCGGTCGAGGAGGGGCTCGCCGAGGAGGAGCCGGTGGACCGCGTGGTCTTCGACCTGCCCGAGCCGTGGCGACTCGTGGAGCCGGTGGCGCAGCGGCTCCGTTCCGGCGGAATCTTTCTCTCGTACGTGCCGACCATCATCCAGGCCCGGGAGACGAGCGAGGCGCTCCGGCGGCACCCGGGCTACGCCCTCGTGGAGACCTTCGAGACGCTGTTCCGCCCGTGGAACATCGAGAACATGTCCGTGCGCCCCTTTCACCGCATGGTCGCCCACACCGGCTTCATCACGGTGGGCCGCCGGGTTGTCCCGGAGGAGGGCGTGACGCCCCCGCAGATCCGGGAACGGGAGCCATCAGCCGAGGGGGACTGA
- a CDS encoding MFS transporter: MTPDPAAPAVPLTASVVTAAGERVRPNMRLLGLLGLGHMVIDVNQGSLPAILPFLRSALDLSYTATGVIVLAANITSSLIQPLFGHLADRSRRRWLLPVSVLLSAVGLGLTGLAPSYGVVVGLVIITGFGVAAYHPEGYRTATVVAGDRKATGVSIFSTGGNIGIAAGPPLVTALLTGFGMPGTLGMLIPGFLVAALLVAVLPMLSVPAPAASAPGAAAAGTRTMLGAMSLLILMVAIRSWTQLGFTTFMPFYYLDVLHGDPRMVGTMLAIFLGAGALGTLCAGPVADRVGVRRYVVSVFLMAAPLGAGVLFVEGVLVFVLLGALGFVLVSTFTVSVVLGQAYLPRSPGMASGLVVGFAIGAGGLGASALGWVADQWGLAAALWISALLPLAGFFVALALPEPGRR; encoded by the coding sequence ATGACCCCGGACCCGGCCGCTCCGGCCGTGCCTCTGACTGCCTCTGTCGTCACGGCCGCCGGCGAGCGGGTCCGGCCGAACATGCGTCTGCTGGGGCTGCTCGGTCTCGGCCACATGGTGATCGACGTCAACCAGGGATCGCTGCCGGCCATCCTGCCCTTCCTCAGGTCGGCGCTCGACCTCTCGTACACGGCCACGGGGGTCATCGTGCTCGCGGCCAACATCACCTCGTCACTGATCCAGCCCCTCTTCGGGCACCTCGCCGACCGGAGCCGGCGACGCTGGCTTCTGCCCGTGTCGGTGCTCCTCTCGGCCGTGGGGCTCGGGCTGACCGGACTGGCGCCCTCCTACGGCGTCGTGGTCGGCCTCGTGATCATCACCGGCTTCGGCGTGGCAGCCTACCATCCCGAGGGTTACCGCACGGCGACGGTCGTGGCCGGAGACCGCAAGGCCACCGGCGTGTCGATCTTCTCCACGGGTGGGAACATCGGGATCGCCGCCGGGCCGCCGCTGGTGACGGCGCTGCTGACGGGCTTCGGGATGCCCGGCACGCTCGGGATGCTGATCCCGGGCTTCCTCGTGGCAGCCCTGCTCGTGGCCGTGCTGCCGATGCTGTCGGTTCCGGCGCCGGCCGCCAGCGCACCCGGCGCGGCCGCCGCCGGGACGCGGACCATGCTGGGAGCCATGAGCCTGCTGATCCTGATGGTCGCGATCCGCTCGTGGACGCAGCTCGGCTTCACGACGTTCATGCCCTTCTACTATCTCGACGTGCTCCACGGCGATCCGCGGATGGTGGGCACCATGCTCGCCATCTTCCTGGGGGCCGGCGCGCTGGGCACGCTCTGCGCCGGGCCCGTCGCCGACCGGGTGGGCGTGCGGCGCTACGTCGTGAGCGTCTTCCTGATGGCCGCGCCCCTCGGGGCCGGGGTGCTCTTCGTCGAGGGGGTCCTCGTCTTCGTCCTGCTCGGGGCGCTGGGCTTCGTCCTGGTCTCGACCTTCACCGTCTCGGTTGTGCTGGGGCAGGCCTACCTCCCGCGCAGTCCCGGCATGGCCTCGGGGCTCGTCGTGGGCTTTGCCATCGGGGCGGGAGGCCTCGGGGCGAGCGCCCTGGGCTGGGTGGCGGACCAGTGGGGGCTTGCGGCGGCGCTGTGGATCTCGGCCCTCTTGCCACTGGCGGGCTTCTTCGTGGCCCTGGCCCTGCCCGAGCCGGGCCGCCGCTAG
- a CDS encoding VOC family protein, whose protein sequence is MKVTELGHVALFVRDLEAALHFYRDLLGLRETGRGKGGRIAFLSAGARPHDIALEVARGAGAPLPRGAPGLYHIAFRVGRSPDDLAAARREVERQGLVPFGEMAGAAPSFCVKDPDGNDIELYVDPAG, encoded by the coding sequence GTGAAGGTCACCGAGCTCGGCCACGTCGCCCTCTTCGTTCGCGATCTCGAGGCGGCGCTCCACTTCTACCGCGACCTCCTCGGCCTGCGCGAGACCGGACGCGGCAAGGGCGGGCGCATCGCCTTCCTGTCCGCCGGCGCGCGCCCTCATGACATCGCCCTCGAGGTCGCCCGCGGCGCGGGGGCGCCGCTCCCTCGGGGCGCGCCCGGTCTCTACCACATCGCCTTCCGGGTGGGCCGGAGCCCGGACGACCTCGCGGCGGCGCGGCGCGAGGTGGAGAGGCAGGGCCTGGTGCCATTCGGCGAGATGGCGGGGGCCGCGCCATCCTTCTGCGTGAAGGACCCGGACGGCAACGACATCGAGCTCTACGTGGACCCCGCCGGCTGA
- a CDS encoding MFS transporter has product MTGGRRALGIAALTLAVQNGIVMAFAVLYLPLVTEFAAPRRDVAGVQSVALLLGGFTGPLVGWGLDRLGPRRFFPACAVVAACGLVLASRAGSLGALTLTYGVLGGLGLSGLGSQANMTVAALWYPRARGQAIALVDLGTGLGAFAFIPLAQTLVALVDWRGVLLVWAALLLAVIAPANLLQRLPGPAPAAAAPAAAVPTEPAGWTLARAARTAAFWNLVASRGLSAMAFPLMNVHMVAFAIGAGVEPAQAAAALGSVSLVSLGGRLCTGWLADRIGRAQTLSITYASAVGGIACLAALGWQGWRGWLLGYVLLYGVAQGSSGIVASARTADIFAGPTFATIYGWMSLAVGPGEAIGAWAGGAIYDATGSYLGGFGFVALALVLGAATMWRVRQPAGST; this is encoded by the coding sequence GTGACCGGCGGGCGACGGGCGCTCGGCATCGCCGCGCTCACCCTGGCGGTGCAGAACGGCATCGTCATGGCCTTCGCGGTCCTCTACCTGCCCCTGGTCACCGAGTTCGCCGCCCCGCGCCGCGATGTCGCCGGCGTGCAGTCCGTGGCGCTCCTGCTCGGGGGCTTCACGGGGCCCCTGGTCGGCTGGGGGCTCGACCGGCTCGGCCCGCGGCGCTTCTTCCCGGCCTGCGCGGTGGTCGCGGCCTGCGGGCTTGTCCTGGCCAGCCGGGCCGGCAGCCTCGGCGCGCTGACGCTCACCTACGGCGTGCTGGGCGGCCTCGGCCTGTCGGGCCTCGGCAGCCAGGCCAACATGACGGTCGCGGCCCTGTGGTATCCGCGGGCGCGCGGCCAGGCCATCGCGCTCGTGGATCTCGGCACGGGGCTCGGCGCCTTCGCCTTCATCCCGCTGGCCCAAACCCTCGTGGCGCTGGTGGACTGGCGCGGCGTGCTGCTGGTCTGGGCGGCCCTCCTCCTCGCGGTGATCGCCCCTGCCAACCTCCTCCAGCGGCTCCCCGGGCCCGCGCCGGCCGCCGCGGCTCCTGCCGCGGCAGTCCCGACGGAGCCGGCCGGCTGGACACTCGCACGAGCGGCGCGGACGGCCGCCTTCTGGAACCTCGTGGCCTCACGCGGGCTCTCGGCCATGGCCTTCCCGCTCATGAACGTCCACATGGTGGCCTTCGCCATCGGGGCCGGCGTGGAGCCGGCGCAGGCAGCCGCCGCCCTGGGCAGCGTGAGCCTCGTGAGCCTCGGCGGGCGGCTCTGCACCGGGTGGCTCGCGGACCGGATCGGCCGCGCCCAGACGCTCTCGATCACCTATGCGAGCGCGGTGGGCGGGATCGCCTGCCTCGCCGCGCTGGGCTGGCAGGGCTGGCGGGGGTGGCTCCTCGGCTATGTCCTCCTCTACGGCGTCGCCCAGGGCTCCTCGGGCATCGTCGCCTCGGCGCGGACGGCGGACATCTTCGCGGGGCCCACCTTTGCGACCATCTACGGGTGGATGTCTCTCGCGGTGGGACCGGGCGAGGCGATCGGAGCGTGGGCCGGTGGCGCCATCTACGACGCCACGGGCAGCTACCTCGGGGGCTTCGGCTTCGTGGCGCTGGCGCTCGTGCTGGGGGCCGCGACGATGTGGCGCGTGCGTCAGCCGGCGGGGTCCACGTAG
- a CDS encoding sodium ion-translocating decarboxylase subunit beta, which yields MPEGELLGVFALTWQAAIMLGLGGLLVYLGIARQVEPVLLVPIGTGVILANIPLGGVAEAGGFLAVLKTAGIDTELFPLLIFIGVGAMIDFGSLLERPYTVFLGAAAQFGIFGTFFLAYFLGDGGLRLFDFSFKDAVSIGIIGSADGPTSIYVATILGSKYTASIVVAAYSYMALVPIIQPPIMRALTTETERRLAMPARARTVSRRARVVFPIATILVVGLVAPKATPLIGTLMFGNLLREAGVLERLSQAAQNEMANIVTILLGLTVGGMMAARDFLRPETIMIYAMGVVAFAVGTAAGLLLGKLMYVASGKRINPLIGAAGISAFPMCARVVQKVGLEANPRNHLIMHAAGANTAGQIASVVAGGAALALVPFFA from the coding sequence ATGCCTGAGGGAGAGTTGCTGGGTGTCTTCGCCCTGACCTGGCAGGCCGCCATCATGCTCGGGCTCGGCGGCCTCCTCGTCTATCTGGGCATCGCCAGGCAGGTCGAGCCGGTGCTCCTCGTTCCCATCGGGACCGGCGTCATCCTGGCGAACATCCCCCTGGGCGGCGTCGCGGAGGCCGGCGGCTTCCTCGCCGTGCTGAAGACCGCCGGGATCGACACCGAGCTGTTCCCGCTCCTGATCTTCATCGGGGTGGGCGCCATGATCGATTTCGGCTCCCTGCTGGAGCGGCCGTACACGGTCTTCCTGGGCGCGGCCGCCCAGTTCGGGATCTTCGGCACCTTCTTCCTGGCGTACTTCCTGGGCGACGGGGGCCTGCGCCTGTTCGACTTCAGCTTCAAGGACGCGGTGTCCATCGGCATCATCGGCTCGGCGGATGGCCCGACGTCCATCTACGTGGCCACCATCCTCGGCTCCAAGTACACGGCCTCCATCGTGGTGGCGGCCTACTCCTACATGGCCCTGGTGCCCATCATCCAGCCCCCCATCATGCGGGCGCTCACCACGGAGACCGAGCGGCGGCTCGCGATGCCCGCCCGGGCCCGGACAGTGTCCCGGCGCGCTCGCGTCGTGTTCCCCATCGCGACCATCCTCGTGGTGGGTCTCGTCGCGCCGAAGGCCACTCCGCTCATCGGCACCCTCATGTTCGGCAACCTCCTGCGGGAGGCGGGCGTGCTCGAGCGGCTCTCCCAGGCGGCGCAGAACGAGATGGCCAACATCGTGACGATTCTGCTCGGGCTCACGGTGGGAGGCATGATGGCGGCCCGGGACTTCCTGCGGCCGGAAACGATCATGATCTACGCCATGGGGGTCGTGGCCTTCGCCGTCGGCACCGCCGCCGGGCTGCTCCTGGGCAAGCTGATGTACGTGGCCTCCGGCAAGCGGATCAATCCCCTGATCGGGGCGGCCGGGATCTCGGCGTTTCCCATGTGCGCGCGGGTCGTCCAGAAGGTGGGCCTCGAGGCCAACCCGAGGAACCACCTGATCATGCACGCGGCCGGCGCCAACACGGCCGGCCAGATCGCCTCGGTGGTGGCCGGGGGCGCGGCGCTCGCGCTGGTTCCGTTCTTCGCGTGA
- a CDS encoding OadG family protein, whose translation MRNATWFVLAGMGIVFATLGLLVLAMSALNRWFGPEPAGARDEGRPAPRSARPTGARNA comes from the coding sequence GTGCGCAATGCCACCTGGTTCGTCCTGGCTGGCATGGGGATCGTCTTCGCCACGCTGGGCCTCCTCGTGCTGGCGATGAGCGCCCTCAACCGCTGGTTCGGGCCGGAGCCGGCCGGCGCCCGCGACGAAGGACGGCCGGCACCTCGGAGCGCCCGCCCGACCGGGGCGAGGAATGCCTGA
- a CDS encoding acetyl-CoA carboxylase biotin carboxyl carrier protein subunit → MAEEIVEAPAPGKILRVYAEAGKPLAEGDRICIMEALKMELPIVAPVAGTVTAVHVSPGQTVEAGDPLAVIEG, encoded by the coding sequence GTGGCTGAGGAGATCGTGGAGGCACCTGCGCCGGGCAAGATCCTTCGGGTGTACGCCGAGGCGGGCAAGCCGCTCGCCGAGGGCGACCGCATCTGCATCATGGAGGCCTTGAAGATGGAGCTGCCGATCGTGGCCCCCGTGGCCGGCACGGTCACGGCGGTCCACGTGTCTCCCGGCCAGACCGTCGAGGCCGGGGATCCGCTGGCCGTCATCGAGGGGTAG
- a CDS encoding acyl-CoA dehydrogenase family protein, which yields MHFELSDELRALAQVAREFAAERITPFVQQWDAEHYFPYREVVKPMAELGFLGTVIPEEYGGNSMGWLATMIVTEEIARACSSLRVQINMETVGCAFPILRYGAEELKRKYIPRLVSAEYLGGFAITEPTAGSDVMGMKSTAEDRGDHWLLNGSKTWISNATLADVVIYYAHTDRGAGGRSLSAFVVELKGVDGVTTSDLDKLGSYLSPTGELTLTNVRIPKENTLGRPGDGAGIVFSSLNQTRLQAAAGAVGLAQACLDQVTRYCTEREQFGQPIGQFQMNQDMVAQMVTEIEAARLLVYRAAWQKDQGTLGNALEVAQAKYLAGEVVAKAASYAMRILGAYGYSTEYPVARYYRDAPTYFMVEGSANICKMIIALDQLGYRKANR from the coding sequence ATGCACTTCGAGCTGTCCGACGAGCTCAGAGCCCTCGCGCAGGTGGCCCGGGAGTTCGCCGCCGAGAGGATCACACCCTTCGTCCAGCAGTGGGACGCCGAGCACTACTTCCCCTACCGGGAAGTCGTCAAGCCCATGGCGGAGCTCGGCTTCCTGGGGACGGTGATCCCCGAGGAGTACGGCGGCAACAGCATGGGCTGGCTCGCGACCATGATCGTCACCGAGGAGATCGCGCGGGCCTGCAGCTCCCTCCGGGTCCAGATCAACATGGAGACGGTGGGCTGCGCCTTTCCCATCCTCCGGTACGGCGCCGAGGAGCTCAAGCGGAAGTACATCCCCAGGCTGGTCAGCGCGGAGTACCTGGGGGGCTTCGCCATCACCGAGCCCACCGCGGGCTCCGACGTCATGGGCATGAAGTCCACCGCCGAGGACCGCGGAGACCACTGGCTCCTGAACGGATCGAAGACGTGGATCTCCAACGCGACGCTCGCCGACGTGGTCATCTACTACGCCCACACCGACCGGGGCGCGGGGGGCCGGTCGCTCTCCGCCTTCGTCGTCGAGCTCAAGGGCGTGGACGGGGTCACGACCTCGGACCTCGACAAGCTGGGATCGTATCTCTCGCCCACGGGGGAGCTGACGCTGACGAACGTGCGGATCCCCAAGGAGAACACCCTGGGCCGGCCGGGGGACGGCGCCGGCATCGTCTTCAGCTCCCTCAACCAGACGCGCCTCCAGGCGGCCGCGGGGGCGGTGGGTCTGGCCCAGGCGTGTCTGGATCAGGTGACGCGGTACTGCACCGAGCGGGAGCAGTTCGGGCAACCGATCGGCCAGTTCCAGATGAACCAGGACATGGTGGCGCAGATGGTCACGGAGATCGAGGCGGCGCGGCTCTTGGTCTACCGGGCCGCCTGGCAGAAGGATCAGGGCACCCTCGGCAACGCGCTGGAAGTGGCCCAGGCCAAGTACCTGGCCGGCGAGGTGGTGGCGAAGGCCGCCAGCTACGCCATGCGCATCCTCGGCGCCTACGGCTACTCGACCGAGTACCCCGTCGCCCGCTATTACCGGGACGCCCCCACGTACTTCATGGTCGAGGGCTCGGCCAACATCTGCAAGATGATCATCGCGCTCGATCAGCTCGGCTATCGCAAGGCCAACAGGTAA